One region of Triticum aestivum cultivar Chinese Spring chromosome 6B, IWGSC CS RefSeq v2.1, whole genome shotgun sequence genomic DNA includes:
- the LOC123134338 gene encoding uclacyanin-3, translating into MAGRGLLAAGLVLLAAVAPAYAADYTVGDSSGWASGVDYSTWASDKTFTVGDTLVFQYGASHNVAEVGSSDYSACSATNSIQSFSDQDTKITLTKPGTRYFICGVSGHCSGGMKLAVKVAPAATTTPTPSTSPDTPSETPSTPSETPSTSTTPAGATTAPSSSKSADSVGGASGVEARSVMGSLVGAAGLVGLALMG; encoded by the exons ATGGCTGGGCGTGGACTTTTAGCTGCAGGTTTggtcctcctcgccgccgtcgccccggcctACGCCGCGGACTACACCGTCGGCGACTCGTCGGGCTGGGCTAGCGGCGTGGACTACAGCACCTGGGCAAGCGACAAAACCTTCACCGTCGGTGACACACTCG TGTTCCAGTACGGCGCGTCGCACAACGTGGCGGAGGTGGGGTCGTCGGACTACAGCGCCTGCTCTGCCACCAACTCCATCCAGTCGTTCAGCGACCAGGACACCAAGATCACGCTCACCAAGCCCGGCACGCGCTACTTCATCTGCGGCGTCAGCGGCCACTGCTCCGGCGGCATGAAGCTCGCCGTCAAGGTCGCCCCCGCGGCCACCACCACGCCCACCCCGTCCACCTCGCCAGACACGCCTTCGGAGACGCCCTCCACGCCTTCGGAGACGCCCTCCACGTCCACGACCCCGGCCGGGGCGACAACGGCGCCTTCCTCCTCCAAATCAGCGGACAGCGTCGGCGGGGCCAGCGGCGTCGAGGCCCGCTCCGTGATGGGCTCTCTGGTTGGAGCTGCAGGCCTTGTCGGCCTCGCCCTGATGGGCTAG
- the LOC123139331 gene encoding SKI family transcriptional corepressor 2 gives PSLLRSRFLPLLQSADQEAPDQNGAPPAGPRGPHRLLRRAAATGAAAANAQRAACRQPASCSQRASGRQPASSSHRTPGRQPASSSQRSSGTHHASSGATGPGHAPSGAAGSCHPSSGSHHPAGHPSTCSHHPASGSSDAASARTHHPAAVAPGHPASSARHPAAITAHVATTRHTSSDGDPAVDDAHDFPDRRTDDIAHRDAVDVSDQPQDDLPDKLTDFVSHSGARRHAGDGQQRLQRARGRRRGAGGLGERGPRRLPLSSRAVHAVSSFPRVAAAFFFFRGVI, from the coding sequence CCATCACTCCTCCGCTCTCGCTTCCTCCCACTGCTCCAGAGCGCCGACCAAGAAGCACCAGATCAAAATGGCGCTCCTCCCGCTGGTCCTCGCGGTCCTCATCGTCTCCTGCGCCGCGCAGCAGCCACCGGTGCAGCCGCCGCCAACGCCCAACGCGCCGCCTGCCGGCAACCCGCCTCCTGCTCCCAACGCGCCTCCGGCAGGCAACCCGCCTCCAGCTCCCACCGCACCCCCGGCCGGCAACCCGCCTCCAGCTCCCAGCGCTCCTCCGGCACCCACCACGCCTCCTCAGGCGCCACAGGCCCCGGCCACGCCCCCTCCGGCGCCGCAGGCTCCTGCCACCCCTCCTCCGGCTCCCACCACCCCGCCGGCCACCCCTCCACCTGCTCCCACCACCccgcctccggctcctccgacGCAGCCTCCGCCCGcacccaccaccccgccgccgtcgcccccggccACCCCGCCTCCAGcgcccgccaccccgccgccatcACCGCCCATGTCGCCACCACCCGCCACACCTCCTCCGATGGCGACCCCGCCGTCGATGACGCCCACGACTTCCCCGACCGTCGCACCGACGACATCGCCCACCGCGACGCCGTCGATGTCTCCGACCAGCCCCAAGACGACCTCCCCGACAAGCTCACCGACTTCGTCTCCCACTCTGGCGCCCGCAGGCACGCCGGTGACGGACAGCAGCGCCTCCAGCGCGCGCGCGGCCGGCGTCGCGGCGCTGGTGGCCTTGGCGAGCGCGGGCCTCGCCGTCTTCCTCTGAGCAGTCGGGCGGTGCATGCTGTGTCCTCCTTCCCGCGCGTCGCTGCTGCTTTTTTCTTCTTTCGTGGCGTTATTTAA